A DNA window from Streptomyces canus contains the following coding sequences:
- a CDS encoding carboxymuconolactone decarboxylase family protein, translating to MPEKPRLQPVDETDLQEKTLASLAPYRDQDGRIHTIWATLAHHEDALRRYLVFSNHVLGKNTLPLPSRELMILRIAARAQAAYEWDQHVRIARRAGLSDEAILAAATGAWDGLGDLDRVLLTATDSLVDRQGVDDELWNRLTDHLSTEQVIDVLYTVGQYLTIATVINTLGVQVEGDLTLPLPHPADQAVQKEVPA from the coding sequence ATGCCGGAGAAACCCCGCCTGCAGCCCGTCGACGAGACCGACCTGCAGGAGAAGACACTGGCGTCGCTGGCGCCGTACCGCGACCAGGACGGCCGGATCCACACGATCTGGGCGACCCTGGCCCACCACGAGGACGCGTTGCGCCGTTACCTCGTCTTCAGCAACCATGTGCTGGGCAAGAACACCCTGCCGCTGCCGTCCCGGGAGCTGATGATCCTGCGGATCGCCGCCCGGGCGCAGGCGGCCTACGAGTGGGACCAGCACGTGCGTATCGCCCGCCGGGCCGGCCTGTCCGACGAGGCGATCCTGGCGGCCGCGACCGGCGCGTGGGACGGACTCGGCGACCTCGACCGGGTGCTGCTCACCGCCACCGACTCGCTCGTCGACCGGCAGGGCGTGGACGACGAGCTGTGGAACCGGCTGACGGACCACCTGAGTACCGAGCAGGTCATCGACGTCCTCTACACCGTCGGCCAGTACCTGACCATCGCCACCGTCATCAACACGCTCGGCGTCCAGGTCGAGGGCGACCTCACCCTGCCCCTCCCCCACCCCGCCGACCAGGCCGTTCAGAAGGAAGTGCCCGCATGA
- a CDS encoding VOC family protein yields MTIQSLGYVGIGTPDPTAWAEYARTVIGLAVEPGDPGGPVRHRLRMDQHPFRMWLTEAETGGVTVIGWEVRDGAAIDEMTVRLKESGVDVTAGTEEECRDRQVTRMVHFGGPLGIRTELFCGRRLAPSQFVSPLGVDFVTGEQGLGHVVMKTPHVQEAVDFYCDVLGFRLSDTADYPWGTFYFLGCNPRHHSIAFIRSYKNEGTHHILCEVTTPEEVGRALDRTREHDVELMATLGKHANDGMFSFYMTSPAGFGIEIGAGGVQVDESTWVSRTYTADIWGHHPVP; encoded by the coding sequence ATGACGATCCAGAGCCTTGGTTACGTGGGGATCGGCACGCCCGATCCGACAGCGTGGGCGGAGTACGCCCGCACGGTGATAGGTCTCGCGGTCGAGCCCGGGGACCCTGGCGGGCCCGTGCGCCATCGCCTGCGGATGGACCAGCATCCGTTCCGCATGTGGCTGACGGAGGCGGAGACCGGTGGTGTCACGGTCATCGGCTGGGAGGTCCGTGACGGGGCGGCAATCGACGAGATGACGGTGCGCCTCAAGGAGTCCGGCGTCGACGTGACGGCCGGCACCGAGGAGGAATGCCGGGACCGGCAGGTGACCCGCATGGTGCACTTCGGTGGCCCCCTCGGCATCCGCACCGAGCTGTTCTGCGGCCGTCGTCTCGCCCCGAGCCAGTTCGTGTCACCGCTGGGCGTCGACTTCGTGACCGGCGAGCAGGGACTCGGGCACGTGGTGATGAAGACGCCCCACGTCCAGGAGGCGGTGGACTTCTACTGCGATGTCCTGGGCTTCCGGCTCAGCGACACCGCCGACTACCCCTGGGGCACGTTCTACTTCCTCGGCTGCAACCCCCGGCACCACAGCATCGCCTTCATCCGCTCGTACAAGAACGAGGGCACCCACCACATCCTGTGCGAGGTGACCACCCCGGAAGAGGTCGGCCGCGCCCTGGACCGGACGCGCGAACACGACGTCGAACTCATGGCCACGCTGGGCAAGCACGCCAACGACGGGATGTTCTCCTTCTACATGACCTCACCGGCCGGCTTCGGCATCGAGATCGGCGCGGGCGGCGTACAGGTCGACGAGAGCACCTGGGTGAGCCGTACGTACACGGCCGACATCTGGGGTCACCACCCGGTCCCGTAG
- the paaZ gene encoding phenylacetic acid degradation bifunctional protein PaaZ: MLLESYLQDTWAAPTTTDAPAADVHDAVTGELVCRVSSTGLDLMAAFDHARRAGGQALRVLTFHQRADLLDAVAAAVRARREELYALSTRAGATLADARHDVDGGIRVLRDYATRTRTELPDAPHLLEGPAERLARGEDFLGVHLVTPSPGLMLQVNAFNFPVWAPLEKLAQALLAGLPSVIKPATPTAYLTEHLVRIITDAGVLPPGSLQLVVGSVRPALGLLGEQDILSFTGSAATAQTLRTHPNLVARSVRFNAEADSVNAIVLAPDVTPGTPLFEAFVREVVTEMTVKAGQKCTAIRRVLVPREHEAATLDAVASELAGVTIGNPAAEGVRMGAVVSLAQRDDVRRAVRRIAESGHLVHGDPDKVRVVDADPQRGAFLDTLLISADPDAAAPHEVEPFGPAATVLAYRDTAHAMDLVARGRGSLAASVVGDDLAWTTAFVREAAPWHGRLHLMDSANMTQTTGHGSPLPALRHGGPGRAGGGSEMAGTRGVLDLMQRTALQASPRLLDTLRTK; encoded by the coding sequence ATGCTTCTCGAGAGCTATCTGCAGGACACCTGGGCCGCGCCGACGACCACCGACGCCCCCGCGGCCGACGTGCACGACGCCGTCACCGGAGAGTTGGTCTGCCGCGTCTCCTCCACGGGCCTCGACCTGATGGCCGCGTTCGACCACGCCCGCCGCGCCGGCGGCCAGGCACTCCGGGTGCTGACCTTCCACCAGCGAGCAGACCTGCTGGACGCGGTCGCCGCGGCTGTCCGCGCACGCCGCGAGGAGTTGTACGCCCTGTCGACCCGCGCCGGAGCCACCCTGGCGGACGCCCGCCACGACGTCGACGGCGGCATCCGCGTCCTGCGCGACTACGCGACCCGGACACGCACCGAACTGCCGGACGCGCCCCACCTTCTCGAAGGCCCCGCCGAACGCCTCGCCCGGGGCGAGGACTTCCTCGGCGTCCACCTCGTTACCCCCTCACCGGGCCTGATGCTTCAGGTGAACGCCTTCAACTTCCCCGTCTGGGCACCCCTGGAGAAACTGGCCCAGGCGCTGCTGGCCGGCCTGCCCAGCGTGATCAAGCCGGCCACCCCCACCGCCTACCTCACCGAACACCTCGTGCGGATCATCACCGACGCCGGTGTCCTGCCGCCCGGCTCCCTGCAGCTGGTCGTCGGCTCGGTGCGTCCGGCACTCGGTCTGCTCGGGGAGCAGGACATCCTCTCCTTCACCGGCTCGGCCGCCACCGCACAGACGCTGCGCACACATCCCAACCTGGTGGCCCGCTCCGTCCGCTTCAACGCGGAGGCCGACTCCGTCAACGCCATCGTGCTGGCCCCGGACGTCACGCCCGGAACGCCGCTCTTCGAGGCGTTCGTACGCGAGGTCGTGACCGAGATGACGGTCAAGGCGGGCCAGAAGTGCACCGCGATCCGCCGCGTCCTCGTCCCACGGGAGCACGAGGCAGCCACGCTCGACGCCGTCGCGTCCGAGCTCGCCGGGGTGACCATCGGCAACCCCGCCGCGGAAGGAGTGCGGATGGGGGCGGTCGTCAGCCTCGCGCAGCGCGACGACGTACGCCGCGCGGTGCGGCGGATCGCGGAGTCCGGACACCTCGTCCACGGTGACCCGGACAAGGTGCGAGTGGTCGACGCCGACCCGCAGCGGGGGGCTTTCCTGGACACCCTCCTCATCTCCGCGGACCCGGACGCCGCCGCGCCCCACGAGGTGGAGCCCTTCGGACCGGCCGCGACCGTGCTGGCCTACCGCGACACCGCCCACGCCATGGACCTGGTGGCCCGCGGCCGGGGCAGCCTCGCCGCCTCGGTCGTCGGCGACGACCTCGCCTGGACGACCGCCTTCGTACGGGAGGCGGCCCCCTGGCACGGCCGGCTGCACCTCATGGACTCGGCGAACATGACGCAGACCACCGGCCACGGATCACCGCTCCCCGCCCTGCGACACGGAGGCCCCGGCCGGGCCGGCGGGGGATCGGAGATGGCAGGCACCCGAGGCGTCCTCGACCTGATGCAGCGCACGGCACTCCAGGCATCGCCCCGGCTCCTCGACACCTTGCGTACCAAGTGA
- a CDS encoding SDR family NAD(P)-dependent oxidoreductase — protein sequence MSRILVTGSANGLGRAAAASLLSAGHEVVVHARNRERAVGLDALVARGAHLVVGDFTDRDAVRRIAAELNDAKPLDAVIHNAGVWSGPAVMPVNIIAPYLLTALLRGPRRLVYLSSGSHFGGRPTLAGVDWRGESAGSYSDSKLFVTTLAAAVARLRPGVLSNAVDPGWVPTKMGGPNAPDDLELGRQTQEWLASSDEPQALTTGGYWYHRRRQQPHRAVHDEAFQDNLLRTLSEEVGTVL from the coding sequence GTGAGTCGCATCCTGGTGACCGGTTCCGCGAACGGCCTCGGACGCGCTGCGGCGGCTTCACTGTTGTCCGCGGGCCACGAGGTGGTGGTGCACGCCCGGAACCGGGAGCGCGCGGTGGGCCTCGACGCGCTGGTCGCCCGTGGGGCGCACCTTGTGGTGGGCGACTTCACCGACCGTGACGCCGTGCGGCGTATCGCCGCCGAACTGAATGACGCCAAGCCCCTCGACGCGGTCATCCACAACGCCGGCGTGTGGAGCGGACCGGCGGTCATGCCGGTCAACATCATCGCGCCGTACCTGCTCACGGCCCTGCTCCGCGGGCCGCGTCGGCTGGTGTACCTGAGCAGCGGCTCGCATTTCGGTGGGCGCCCCACGCTCGCCGGCGTCGACTGGCGGGGCGAGAGCGCGGGCTCGTACTCCGACAGCAAGCTGTTCGTCACGACGCTTGCGGCCGCGGTGGCCCGTCTGCGCCCAGGAGTGCTGAGCAACGCCGTGGATCCGGGCTGGGTGCCGACGAAGATGGGCGGACCGAACGCACCGGATGATCTGGAGCTCGGTCGTCAAACGCAAGAGTGGCTTGCGTCGAGCGACGAACCGCAGGCCCTGACGACCGGCGGCTACTGGTATCACCGCCGGCGGCAGCAGCCGCACCGCGCAGTGCACGACGAGGCGTTCCAGGACAACCTCCTGCGGACGTTGAGCGAGGAGGTGGGCACCGTGCTCTGA
- a CDS encoding ABC transporter permease — protein METPTPVRDAGGREPGSPEAGTSDADRKMKIVKYVFLFVMPFLMVTMMYATYMGTMHSPQTRDMPVAVVGSGAVAQSVVDELETAKDGAAEPRLVADRTEALDQLKDRDVAGVLQLPADGATEATLYTAQGAGASQASTVKQLLAPVAAGHDWTTKTEDIAPLPAGDSAGIAVLFAAIGMMMVGYSPLSGMIAAVPHLLAVRRFLPTLAGWAVATSSLIWLILGPIVGAIDGHYLEFVGVGLLATGAVALSQLLFVKLMGGLAVLPGMLLWMVFGVPSSNLAMPIHSMPGFFGFLHNVLPMPAAGEALRSIVYFDGRGVGTHLLTLAVWLVAALALALLVERRKGLTIPNTEATEDPHFPRPAMAGGPVRSKRLRYFAVAAFPLTILTAVIGLMSASLHEPQVRDMPVVVVGGSQEQATQAARGLQDGLGDLLSLTTSTSLDAATDQIREGKTVGVYVLPTSRGGEATLYTSSAAGVSQHNALQSMFQQISASQKAPLELTDVQPLNGSDSNGSNSMYAAMAWIMAGFLIMAVLRGGAPEIDRLRQLLPMLAGWAVGMAVWLWFLFDVLIGAINGHAWAMIGFGALTIFCISMFTGVFTRTLGIAGIIPVLVIAILVGVPASGGGISLYMVPGLFRDLNDVLPLPAAVDIVRATVYFDHSGVAGHLATIAAWGAVCLLLHVLIDRGIARRNRTDGADGGPDTPQGGQEAERPAPEPLDRTGIA, from the coding sequence ATGGAAACACCGACCCCCGTCCGCGATGCCGGCGGGCGCGAGCCGGGTTCGCCCGAGGCGGGTACATCCGACGCGGACAGGAAGATGAAGATCGTCAAGTACGTCTTCCTCTTCGTCATGCCCTTCCTCATGGTCACGATGATGTACGCGACGTACATGGGCACCATGCACTCGCCGCAGACCCGGGACATGCCGGTCGCCGTCGTCGGCTCGGGGGCCGTGGCCCAGTCCGTCGTCGACGAGTTGGAGACCGCCAAGGACGGCGCCGCCGAACCCCGGCTGGTCGCCGACCGCACGGAGGCACTCGACCAGCTCAAGGACCGTGACGTCGCCGGCGTCCTGCAGCTCCCCGCGGACGGCGCCACCGAGGCGACTCTCTACACGGCCCAGGGAGCCGGCGCCTCACAGGCATCAACGGTCAAGCAGCTCCTCGCCCCGGTGGCAGCGGGTCACGACTGGACGACCAAGACCGAGGACATCGCGCCCCTGCCCGCCGGTGACAGCGCGGGCATCGCGGTGCTGTTCGCCGCGATCGGCATGATGATGGTCGGGTACTCGCCGCTGAGCGGCATGATCGCGGCGGTGCCCCATCTGCTCGCCGTGCGCAGGTTCCTGCCGACACTGGCCGGCTGGGCGGTGGCGACCAGCTCGCTGATCTGGCTGATCCTGGGGCCGATCGTGGGCGCCATCGACGGCCACTACCTGGAGTTCGTCGGAGTCGGCCTGCTCGCGACCGGCGCGGTGGCCCTCAGCCAGCTGCTGTTCGTGAAACTCATGGGCGGGCTGGCGGTGCTGCCCGGCATGCTGCTGTGGATGGTCTTCGGGGTGCCCTCGTCCAACCTCGCCATGCCGATCCACTCGATGCCCGGCTTCTTCGGCTTCTTGCACAACGTGCTGCCCATGCCGGCCGCGGGCGAGGCGCTGCGCTCCATCGTCTACTTCGACGGCCGCGGCGTCGGCACCCACCTGCTCACCCTCGCCGTCTGGCTCGTAGCCGCCCTCGCGCTCGCCCTGCTGGTGGAGCGCCGCAAGGGGCTCACCATTCCGAACACCGAGGCGACCGAGGACCCGCACTTCCCCCGGCCCGCGATGGCCGGTGGACCGGTGCGCTCCAAGCGGCTCCGGTACTTCGCGGTGGCCGCCTTCCCGCTGACCATCCTCACCGCCGTCATCGGCCTGATGAGCGCCTCCCTGCACGAGCCGCAGGTCCGCGACATGCCCGTCGTGGTCGTCGGCGGCTCACAGGAACAGGCCACGCAGGCGGCCCGCGGTCTGCAGGACGGCCTGGGCGACCTGCTTTCCCTGACCACCAGCACCTCCCTCGACGCGGCGACGGACCAGATCCGCGAGGGCAAGACCGTCGGCGTGTACGTCCTGCCCACCTCAAGGGGCGGCGAGGCCACGCTGTACACCTCCTCGGCCGCGGGCGTGAGCCAGCACAACGCGCTGCAGTCGATGTTCCAGCAGATCTCGGCGAGCCAGAAAGCCCCGCTGGAACTGACCGACGTCCAGCCGCTGAACGGCTCCGACTCCAACGGCAGCAACAGCATGTACGCGGCCATGGCCTGGATCATGGCCGGCTTCCTGATCATGGCGGTGCTGCGCGGCGGCGCGCCCGAGATCGACCGGCTGCGACAGCTGCTGCCGATGCTGGCCGGATGGGCGGTCGGCATGGCCGTATGGCTGTGGTTCCTCTTCGACGTCCTGATCGGCGCGATCAACGGCCACGCCTGGGCGATGATCGGCTTCGGAGCACTGACGATCTTCTGCATCTCGATGTTCACCGGAGTCTTCACCCGCACCCTCGGCATCGCCGGCATCATCCCCGTGCTGGTGATCGCGATATTGGTCGGGGTCCCCGCCTCCGGCGGAGGTATCTCGCTCTACATGGTCCCCGGACTCTTCCGCGACCTGAACGACGTCCTGCCCCTGCCGGCCGCGGTCGACATCGTCCGCGCCACGGTCTACTTCGACCACTCCGGTGTCGCCGGCCACCTCGCGACCATCGCCGCCTGGGGCGCCGTGTGCCTGCTGCTGCACGTGCTGATCGACCGGGGCATCGCCCGCCGTAACCGCACGGACGGTGCGGACGGCGGCCCCGACACTCCCCAGGGCGGTCAGGAGGCCGAGAGGCCCGCCCCCGAGCCGCTCGACCGGACCGGCATCGCCTGA
- a CDS encoding alpha/beta hydrolase, producing the protein MNDIHPDLARGRFIPKMSYGPLSSRIMRSLKARPVAPGPDITVQEVVVPGPEGVPDVSLRVFQPAGLKTTAPALLWVHGGGLIFGAPQNDDRTSIAFARELGITVAAVRYRLASHSPAPAAVEDAYAALRGLVAQARHLHIDIDRIAIGGASAGGGIAAALALLAHDRAEIRPVFQLLVYPMLDDRTTTRTDLDALDVRLWTAKSNRYGWSSYLGDSVAGPDVSPYAAAARREDLTGLPPAWIGVGTLDLFHDEDVEYARRLDDSKVPCELHIVPGAFHGFDAVFPKADVSQQFWRQQARALDAALYG; encoded by the coding sequence ATGAACGACATCCATCCCGATCTCGCGCGGGGCCGCTTCATCCCCAAGATGTCCTACGGACCCCTGTCGTCACGCATCATGCGCAGCTTGAAGGCGCGCCCGGTCGCCCCCGGCCCGGACATCACTGTCCAGGAAGTGGTCGTGCCCGGCCCCGAGGGGGTGCCGGATGTCTCTCTGCGCGTCTTCCAGCCGGCCGGCCTGAAGACCACGGCGCCGGCCCTGCTGTGGGTACACGGAGGCGGCCTCATCTTCGGAGCCCCGCAGAACGACGACCGCACGAGCATCGCCTTCGCCCGTGAACTCGGCATCACCGTCGCCGCGGTTCGCTACCGGCTGGCGTCGCACAGTCCCGCACCCGCCGCGGTGGAGGACGCCTACGCCGCGCTGCGTGGCCTGGTCGCGCAGGCGCGCCACCTCCACATCGACATCGACCGCATCGCGATCGGCGGTGCCAGCGCGGGCGGCGGCATCGCCGCGGCCCTCGCGCTGCTCGCCCATGACCGTGCCGAGATCCGTCCGGTGTTCCAACTGCTGGTCTACCCGATGCTGGACGACCGCACGACAACGCGAACCGACCTGGACGCCCTCGACGTGCGCCTGTGGACGGCCAAGAGCAACAGGTACGGCTGGTCGTCCTACCTCGGCGACTCCGTCGCGGGCCCGGACGTCTCCCCGTACGCGGCCGCAGCCCGCCGCGAGGACCTCACCGGGCTCCCCCCGGCCTGGATCGGAGTGGGCACCCTCGACCTTTTCCACGACGAGGACGTCGAGTACGCGCGCCGACTGGACGACAGCAAAGTCCCCTGCGAACTCCACATTGTTCCGGGCGCGTTCCACGGGTTCGACGCGGTGTTCCCCAAGGCCGACGTTTCCCAGCAGTTCTGGCGCCAGCAGGCGCGGGCGCTGGATGCCGCGCTGTACGGCTGA
- a CDS encoding TetR/AcrR family transcriptional regulator: MVVGMTKEPSLRERKKLATRAALSRAAWSLMVERGLDAATPEAIAAAVDVSPRTFRNYFASREEAILDGLVRSGTSLLDAMRARPVEEPPWDSLTQVLPSFAAQYAGQRDNIAVLMRVVGEQPSMRAQHLVTYEQADQQLAELFAERTGTDAERDLTPRLLAAAAAAVLRTSMEMWAQGHTDVALPDLVREGLLHVRAGLPTGAAVAAS; the protein is encoded by the coding sequence ATGGTGGTCGGCATGACGAAAGAGCCGAGCCTGCGCGAACGGAAGAAGCTGGCGACCCGGGCGGCATTGAGTCGTGCGGCCTGGTCCCTGATGGTCGAGCGGGGACTCGACGCGGCCACCCCGGAGGCGATCGCTGCGGCAGTGGATGTGTCGCCGCGCACGTTTCGCAACTACTTCGCCAGTCGCGAGGAGGCGATTCTCGACGGCCTGGTACGGAGCGGCACTTCCCTGCTCGACGCCATGCGCGCCAGGCCCGTGGAGGAGCCGCCGTGGGACTCCCTGACACAGGTGCTTCCGTCCTTCGCCGCGCAATACGCCGGTCAACGGGACAACATCGCGGTGCTGATGCGCGTGGTCGGCGAGCAACCGTCGATGCGGGCACAGCACCTGGTCACGTACGAGCAGGCCGATCAGCAGCTCGCGGAACTCTTCGCCGAACGCACCGGCACCGACGCCGAGCGGGACTTGACTCCCCGCCTGCTGGCCGCCGCGGCAGCTGCCGTGCTGCGGACGTCCATGGAGATGTGGGCACAAGGCCACACCGACGTCGCGCTGCCCGATCTTGTCCGAGAGGGCCTTCTGCACGTGCGCGCCGGCCTTCCCACCGGTGCCGCCGTGGCGGCTTCCTAG
- a CDS encoding NAD(P)/FAD-dependent oxidoreductase has translation MNRVVIVGASAGGLATAEALRRLGYECGLTLVGGEKHLPYDRPPLSKQILTGEWQPDRLPLRRPEDIDALGLDLRLGMTATGLDTARRTVDLADGTRVSYDALVIATGVRPRGLPGTEGLAGVHTLRTLEDALALKARLWPGRRLVIVGAGFIGAEAAAVARRLGVEVTLLEAAALPLAQAVGEQAGQFLAQIHRDHGVRLHTRAQVAGILGADGEVRGVGLVDGTVLPADDVLVAIGSLPNTEWLAGSGLTVDNGLVCDEFSAAAPGVYGVGDVARWHNPLFGTAMRIEHRTNAAEQGMAVARNLLNPVARRPFAPVPYFWSDQYTMRIQAYGYLRGHDEALVMEHDPARLRLLVAYRAGDRLAGVLAVGLPPKTVRALRALVAAGTAWESAASDAAAA, from the coding sequence GTGAACCGGGTCGTCATTGTCGGCGCGTCGGCGGGCGGGCTGGCCACTGCGGAGGCGCTGCGCAGGCTGGGGTACGAGTGTGGGCTCACACTCGTCGGCGGCGAGAAGCATCTGCCGTACGATCGCCCGCCGTTGTCGAAGCAGATCCTGACGGGGGAGTGGCAGCCGGACCGGCTGCCACTGCGTCGGCCGGAGGACATCGACGCGCTGGGGCTGGACCTACGTCTGGGCATGACCGCGACCGGGCTGGACACGGCGAGGCGGACCGTGGATCTGGCCGACGGCACCCGCGTGTCGTACGACGCCCTGGTCATCGCGACCGGAGTCCGTCCCCGCGGCCTGCCCGGAACCGAAGGGCTGGCCGGAGTGCACACGCTGCGCACCCTGGAGGACGCTCTGGCGTTGAAGGCGCGGCTGTGGCCCGGGCGGAGACTGGTGATCGTCGGCGCCGGGTTCATCGGTGCCGAGGCGGCCGCCGTGGCCCGAAGGCTCGGGGTGGAGGTCACGCTCCTGGAGGCGGCTGCCCTTCCTCTGGCGCAGGCCGTCGGTGAACAGGCCGGTCAGTTCCTGGCCCAGATCCACCGTGACCACGGGGTCCGGCTGCACACCAGAGCCCAGGTCGCCGGAATCCTCGGGGCCGACGGCGAGGTCCGTGGCGTCGGGCTGGTCGACGGAACCGTCCTCCCGGCGGACGACGTACTGGTCGCCATCGGCTCCCTGCCCAACACCGAGTGGCTGGCCGGCAGTGGGCTCACCGTGGACAACGGACTGGTCTGCGACGAGTTCAGCGCGGCCGCACCCGGCGTGTACGGGGTCGGGGACGTGGCGCGCTGGCACAACCCGCTCTTCGGTACGGCGATGCGCATCGAGCACCGCACCAACGCCGCCGAGCAGGGCATGGCCGTCGCCCGCAACCTGCTGAACCCGGTCGCGCGGCGGCCGTTCGCGCCGGTGCCGTACTTCTGGTCCGACCAGTACACGATGAGGATCCAGGCGTACGGATACCTCCGCGGCCACGACGAAGCGCTGGTCATGGAACACGACCCGGCGCGGCTACGGCTCCTCGTCGCCTACCGGGCAGGGGACCGGCTGGCCGGCGTACTCGCCGTGGGCCTGCCGCCGAAGACCGTCCGAGCCCTGCGGGCCCTCGTCGCGGCCGGCACCGCATGGGAGTCGGCCGCCAGTGACGCAGCCGCCGCCTGA
- a CDS encoding ferredoxin, with product MKVEVDVPKCVASGQCVMIAPEVFDQRDEDGMVVLLDETPAPEVHEAVRESAMVCPAAAIHLAE from the coding sequence ATGAAGGTTGAAGTAGACGTTCCCAAGTGTGTCGCCTCCGGGCAGTGCGTGATGATCGCGCCCGAGGTGTTCGACCAGCGCGACGAGGACGGCATGGTCGTACTGCTGGACGAGACGCCCGCGCCGGAGGTGCACGAGGCGGTCCGCGAGTCGGCCATGGTCTGCCCGGCCGCCGCCATCCACCTGGCGGAGTGA